The following coding sequences are from one Granulicella sp. L56 window:
- a CDS encoding DNA-3-methyladenine glycosylase — translation MPRPLNNPRPPRYDSALACKELAAADPKLGRLIERAGPFTLRVASSQSPFEALVESIIYQQLHGKAAATIHRRLLESFEPVSGLGHPSPQHLLDCPNEQLRAAGLSHNKSLALRDLAAKTIDGTVPTLARIRRMSDEAIIEHLTQVRGIGRWTVEMLLIFRLGRPDVLPVDDYGVRKGFALTFGKLKPTDKVTPADLPKADIMHRRGVRWKPWSSVASWYLWRACDLAAGKLTPLP, via the coding sequence ATGCCGCGTCCACTCAACAATCCGCGCCCTCCCCGCTACGACTCCGCTCTAGCCTGCAAGGAGCTTGCCGCCGCCGATCCAAAGCTGGGCCGCCTGATCGAGCGCGCCGGTCCCTTCACCCTTCGCGTCGCCAGCTCGCAATCGCCCTTCGAGGCGCTGGTCGAGAGCATCATCTATCAGCAATTGCACGGCAAAGCCGCCGCGACCATTCATCGCCGCCTGCTCGAAAGCTTCGAGCCTGTCAGCGGCCTCGGCCATCCCAGCCCCCAACATCTTCTCGACTGCCCCAACGAGCAACTGCGCGCCGCCGGACTCTCTCACAACAAGAGCCTCGCCCTGCGCGATCTCGCTGCAAAAACCATCGACGGCACCGTGCCCACGCTCGCCCGTATCCGCCGCATGTCCGATGAGGCCATCATCGAACATCTCACCCAGGTGCGTGGCATCGGCCGCTGGACGGTCGAGATGCTGCTCATCTTCCGCCTTGGCCGCCCCGATGTGCTGCCCGTCGACGACTACGGTGTACGCAAAGGCTTTGCCCTCACCTTCGGCAAACTCAAACCCACCGATAAGGTCACGCCCGCCGATCTTCCCAAAGCCGACATCATGCACCGTCGCGGAGTGCGATGGAAGCCCTGGTCCTCGGTGGCCAGTTGGTACCTGTGGCGCGCCTGCGATCTGGCCGCAGGCAAACTCACGCCGCTTCCCTGA
- a CDS encoding cytochrome c3 family protein: MAQVFDRSSNALARLSLVLTGIIVIALGVTLNELQRSPWVTRQGQRPDQPIPFSHKHHVEGLGLQCQYCHTSVEKSSYAGIPPTKTCINCHSQIWTDAQLLEPVRQSWATGASIQWIRVHDLPDYVYFNHEVHVNKGIGCASCHGRVDEMPLMYQQNTLQMEWCLNCHRNPASNLRPTSEIYNMAWAGPSTDKPVWCTSAVKDGPTSQDVSCTTADPSNNGNPELAMMQLEPTHPAGLSSPQTGPNMQPHIVHGGEGQTVGSPLPLQLAMPASYQKFTSQMELGKYLTAQYHIRAPEQLSSCETCHR; encoded by the coding sequence ATGGCGCAAGTTTTTGACCGCAGTTCGAACGCGCTGGCTCGCTTGAGCCTGGTGTTGACGGGCATCATTGTCATCGCGCTCGGCGTCACGTTGAACGAGTTGCAGCGCTCGCCGTGGGTGACGCGGCAGGGCCAGCGGCCGGACCAGCCGATCCCGTTCAGCCACAAGCACCACGTCGAGGGCCTCGGGCTGCAGTGCCAGTACTGCCATACGTCGGTGGAGAAGTCGAGCTATGCCGGAATTCCGCCGACCAAGACCTGCATCAACTGCCACTCGCAGATCTGGACGGATGCGCAGCTTCTGGAGCCGGTACGGCAGAGCTGGGCAACCGGTGCGTCGATCCAGTGGATTCGTGTGCATGATCTTCCTGACTACGTTTATTTCAATCACGAAGTTCATGTGAATAAGGGCATCGGCTGCGCCAGTTGTCATGGACGCGTCGATGAGATGCCTTTGATGTATCAGCAGAACACCTTGCAGATGGAGTGGTGCCTGAACTGTCATCGCAATCCGGCCAGTAATCTGCGGCCCACCAGCGAGATCTACAACATGGCGTGGGCGGGCCCATCGACGGACAAGCCGGTGTGGTGCACCAGCGCCGTGAAGGATGGCCCGACATCGCAGGACGTAAGCTGCACGACGGCTGACCCCAGCAACAACGGCAATCCTGAGCTGGCGATGATGCAGTTGGAGCCGACGCATCCGGCGGGTCTTTCGAGCCCGCAGACCGGACCGAATATGCAGCCGCACATCGTGCATGGCGGCGAAGGCCAGACGGTAGGCAGTCCGCTGCCGCTGCAACTGGCGATGCCGGCGAGCTATCAGAAGTTCACCAGCCAGATGGAGCTGGGCAAATATCTGACCGCTCAGTACCACATCCGCGCGCCGGAACAACTCTCGAGCTGCGAGACGTGCCACCGATGA
- a CDS encoding sorbosone dehydrogenase family protein yields MLKLRTLSLTLLAITLVAHAQTALKPHVLHLANGKNITLSLPASFDINVASQGMHRVRFMAQSPDNRIFATDMDSLADNTQGAIYILTGWNPATHTFGSRTTYLKGLRNPNNVAFYTDPSGQTWLYTALTDRLLRYKYKAGDDAPTGAPEVLAHYPDYGLNYKYGGWHLTRTVAFANLHEHTRLYVTVGSSCNACLEKEPIRASLSVMDPDGKNQQIIAHGLRNAVDMTFVPSIDGGALFATNMGDDHLGDRAPEDTFFEVDSNLHPVAADSNYGWPTCYFDHGVVHPDPVVSHADLNKNVFPPIGATPPQFDCTKVPAAYTTFMAHGSPLGVAFFDGSNHTLNNTFLVALHGAGKPHIGTGYRVVRFTPASRHPQNFMLGFLVNGKVIGRPCGIFQTGPDSFLLTDDVNGVIYSIHPKS; encoded by the coding sequence ATGCTGAAGCTCCGCACGCTCTCCCTGACCCTTCTGGCCATCACCCTCGTTGCCCATGCTCAGACCGCGCTGAAGCCCCACGTCCTTCATCTTGCCAACGGCAAGAACATTACCCTCTCGCTGCCCGCATCCTTCGACATTAACGTCGCCTCCCAGGGCATGCACCGCGTTCGCTTCATGGCCCAGTCCCCCGACAATCGCATCTTCGCCACCGACATGGACTCGCTGGCCGACAACACCCAGGGAGCCATCTACATCCTCACCGGTTGGAACCCCGCGACACATACCTTCGGCTCACGAACCACCTACCTCAAAGGCCTGCGCAACCCCAACAACGTCGCCTTCTACACCGATCCCTCGGGCCAGACATGGCTCTACACCGCGCTCACCGACCGCCTGCTCCGCTACAAATACAAGGCAGGCGACGACGCCCCCACGGGCGCGCCCGAAGTGCTCGCGCACTATCCCGACTACGGACTCAACTACAAGTACGGCGGCTGGCACCTCACCCGCACCGTCGCCTTCGCCAACCTGCACGAGCACACCCGCCTCTACGTCACCGTCGGCAGCAGTTGCAACGCCTGTCTCGAAAAAGAACCCATCCGCGCCTCGCTCTCTGTGATGGACCCCGACGGCAAAAATCAGCAGATCATCGCCCACGGCCTTCGCAACGCGGTCGACATGACCTTCGTCCCCTCCATCGACGGCGGCGCTCTCTTCGCCACCAACATGGGCGACGACCATCTCGGCGACCGAGCCCCCGAAGACACCTTCTTCGAGGTCGACTCCAACCTTCACCCCGTCGCCGCCGACAGCAACTACGGCTGGCCCACCTGCTACTTCGATCACGGCGTCGTCCATCCCGACCCCGTCGTCTCTCACGCCGACCTCAACAAGAACGTCTTCCCTCCCATCGGCGCAACGCCCCCACAGTTCGACTGCACCAAAGTCCCCGCCGCCTACACCACCTTCATGGCGCACGGCAGCCCACTCGGCGTAGCCTTCTTCGACGGCTCCAACCACACTCTCAACAACACCTTCCTCGTCGCCCTGCACGGAGCAGGCAAACCCCACATCGGCACCGGCTATCGCGTCGTCCGCTTCACCCCGGCCTCACGCCACCCGCAAAACTTCATGCTC
- a CDS encoding DUF3536 domain-containing protein, whose protein sequence is MAKSRTFIKSASPRPPAIDGDTRFVCVHGHFYQPPRENPWLESIEVQDSAAPYHDWNDRITSECYAPNGASRITNKQDEIIRIMNNYARMSFNFGPTLLSWLQDSAPRTYRMILDADKASAERYGGHGSAIAQVYNHIIMPLANQRDALTQIRWGIADFEQRFGRRPEGMWLAETAVNRNVLDLMAQEGIQFTVLAPHQCARVRRKADAANNDGWLGTPDTTVDPRHPYTVPLNEGRSIAVFFYDGPNSRAIAFEGVLNSGEAFGRRLVEEFRPTSGGSEPAQLSHVATDGESYGHHHRHGEMALSYAMHWIEDEKQARLTNYGEFLEKFPPQWEAEVEEDTSWSCPHGIERWRSNCGCNGGKPGWNQEWRAPLREALDHLRDATAPLSEEFARPLLKDLWAARDGYIQLINNRSRASTANFFAEHQTHELSEAERIAALELLELQRHTQLMYTSCGWFFDEISGIETVQIIAYAGRVLQLAAKLFGAPGVALETEFLNILERAKSNIPEMENGAEVYRRYVTNMRIGLEEVGAHYAISSIFRSYPEDGELFCFDVHRDSHEIFNSGRGRVALGRARVRSRVTEENEDICFAVLHLGDQNLSAAIKPYVPEEPEQLEAFTTFSAEIGNAMRRANLPEVIRLIDRFFGNMSYSLTSLFADEQHRILNTILNRTLSEMEDSLRKIYEDHASLLHFLIESGIAAPPALALASSFAINASLRRAIEADPFDPVEIERLLTRANTDQIELDIHLLGFTAGQRMKRAMIRLEAEAAGDLSAEGAIHSAVTIANSLRDIPFDVNFWQAQNIWNDLLRRSDKNYWTEEWKEGFKKLGEAMNICVDQLVIEAGVSAF, encoded by the coding sequence ATGGCAAAGTCCAGAACCTTCATTAAGAGCGCCTCTCCCCGACCACCCGCTATCGATGGGGACACTCGTTTTGTCTGTGTTCACGGACACTTCTACCAGCCGCCGCGCGAAAACCCCTGGCTCGAAAGCATCGAGGTGCAGGACTCCGCCGCTCCGTATCACGACTGGAACGACCGCATCACCTCCGAGTGCTACGCGCCCAACGGTGCCTCGCGCATCACCAACAAGCAGGACGAGATCATCCGCATCATGAACAACTACGCGCGGATGAGCTTCAACTTCGGCCCCACCCTGTTGAGCTGGCTCCAGGACAGCGCGCCCCGCACCTATCGCATGATTCTCGACGCCGACAAGGCCAGTGCGGAGCGCTACGGCGGCCACGGCTCCGCCATCGCGCAGGTCTACAACCACATCATCATGCCACTGGCGAACCAGCGCGACGCGCTCACGCAGATCCGCTGGGGCATCGCCGACTTCGAGCAGCGCTTTGGCCGCAGGCCCGAGGGCATGTGGCTCGCCGAGACCGCCGTCAACCGCAATGTGCTCGACCTCATGGCGCAGGAGGGCATCCAGTTCACCGTCCTCGCACCGCACCAGTGCGCCCGCGTCCGCCGCAAAGCCGATGCGGCCAATAACGACGGCTGGCTGGGAACGCCCGACACCACCGTCGATCCCCGTCATCCCTACACCGTCCCACTTAACGAGGGCCGCAGCATCGCCGTCTTCTTTTACGATGGCCCCAACTCCCGCGCCATCGCCTTCGAAGGTGTGCTCAACAGTGGCGAAGCCTTCGGGCGGAGGCTGGTCGAAGAGTTCCGGCCTACATCCGGCGGCAGCGAACCGGCCCAGCTCTCGCACGTCGCCACCGATGGCGAAAGCTACGGCCATCACCACAGGCACGGCGAGATGGCGCTCTCCTACGCCATGCACTGGATCGAGGACGAAAAGCAAGCCCGCCTGACCAACTACGGCGAGTTTCTCGAAAAATTTCCGCCGCAATGGGAGGCCGAGGTCGAAGAAGACACCTCCTGGAGCTGTCCTCACGGCATCGAGCGCTGGCGCTCCAACTGCGGATGCAATGGCGGCAAGCCCGGCTGGAACCAGGAGTGGCGCGCGCCGTTGCGCGAGGCGCTCGATCATTTGCGCGACGCCACCGCTCCGCTCTCCGAAGAGTTTGCGCGGCCACTGCTCAAAGATCTCTGGGCCGCCCGCGATGGCTACATCCAACTCATCAACAACCGCTCCCGCGCCTCCACGGCCAACTTCTTTGCCGAGCATCAGACCCACGAACTCAGCGAAGCGGAACGCATCGCCGCACTCGAACTGCTCGAATTGCAGCGCCACACCCAGCTCATGTACACCAGTTGCGGCTGGTTCTTCGACGAGATCTCCGGCATCGAGACCGTGCAGATCATCGCCTACGCGGGCCGCGTCCTCCAGCTCGCCGCCAAGCTATTCGGCGCACCCGGCGTTGCACTCGAAACGGAGTTCCTCAACATCCTTGAGCGAGCGAAGAGCAACATTCCGGAGATGGAGAATGGTGCCGAGGTCTACCGCCGCTACGTCACCAACATGCGCATCGGTCTCGAAGAGGTCGGCGCGCACTACGCCATCAGCTCCATCTTCCGCTCCTATCCCGAAGACGGCGAATTGTTCTGCTTCGACGTCCATCGCGACAGCCACGAGATCTTCAACTCCGGTCGCGGCCGCGTCGCCCTGGGCCGCGCTCGTGTCCGCTCCCGCGTCACCGAGGAGAACGAGGACATCTGCTTCGCCGTCCTCCATCTCGGCGACCAGAACCTCTCGGCCGCCATCAAGCCCTACGTCCCCGAGGAGCCGGAGCAACTCGAAGCCTTCACGACGTTCTCCGCCGAGATCGGCAACGCCATGCGCCGCGCTAACCTCCCCGAAGTCATCCGCCTCATTGACCGCTTCTTCGGCAACATGTCCTACTCGCTCACCTCGCTCTTTGCCGACGAGCAGCACCGCATCCTCAACACCATCCTCAATCGCACTCTCTCCGAGATGGAGGACTCCCTCCGCAAGATCTACGAGGACCACGCCTCGCTGTTGCACTTCCTCATCGAATCCGGCATCGCCGCTCCTCCCGCCCTCGCCCTCGCCTCCAGCTTCGCCATCAACGCCAGCCTGCGCCGCGCCATCGAGGCCGATCCCTTCGACCCGGTCGAGATCGAGCGCCTTCTCACCCGTGCCAACACCGATCAGATCGAGCTCGATATTCACCTGTTGGGCTTTACCGCCGGCCAGCGCATGAAGCGGGCCATGATTCGCCTCGAAGCCGAAGCAGCAGGAGACCTCTCCGCCGAGGGTGCTATCCACAGCGCCGTCACCATTGCGAACTCCCTGCGCGACATCCCGTTCGACGTGAACTTCTGGCAGGCCCAGAACATCTGGAACGACCTGCTCCGCCGCAGTGACAAGAACTACTGGACGGAGGAGTGGAAAGAAGGTTTCAAGAAGCTGGGCGAAGCCATGAACATCTGCGTCGATCAACTGGTCATCGAAGCTGGCGTCAGCGCCTTCTAA
- a CDS encoding DUF4010 domain-containing protein, which translates to MTSWLDLIHGSSTAFPPTVIAVKLAVAIAIGLVIGFERQWSHKDFGVRTFSLTALLGALTTLISPSMMLAGMAATMLFAVLLNVRDIIATKSVEGTTSVALVVTFVLGVLVGTGHLFTSVACAIVITWLLSLKPQFKEFAGGVRSEEIRSAILLGLFGFVIWPLLPNRYIDPWNLLQPREAWITVIVVACIGFVNYVLLRLYGKKGITLTAILGGLVNSTATTSELSSSLPKAGLVKQTLPAVLFTSVAMFARNLILLGLFARSAVKFAAFPLFLMALIAGYFALRERGADADVEEVELHLSSPVSLRKVLSFGALFLIIQVLGTAAVRWLGNGGFLLVSFVGGIVSSASATAAAANMVQHGSVTAMGAAMATVLTSISSQATNLPIVRRHVKDKEIVRKIFIATALQTAVGVAAMVGQALFLHHRGFSL; encoded by the coding sequence ATGACCAGTTGGCTCGACCTCATTCACGGCAGCTCAACCGCCTTTCCTCCAACGGTCATCGCCGTCAAGCTCGCCGTCGCTATCGCCATCGGCCTGGTCATCGGCTTCGAGCGCCAGTGGTCGCATAAGGACTTCGGCGTCCGCACCTTCAGCCTCACCGCCCTGCTCGGCGCGCTGACCACGCTCATCTCCCCTTCTATGATGCTCGCAGGCATGGCCGCGACGATGCTGTTCGCCGTGCTGCTGAACGTCCGCGACATCATCGCAACGAAGTCCGTCGAAGGAACCACCTCGGTCGCGCTGGTCGTCACCTTTGTGCTCGGCGTTCTTGTAGGCACGGGCCATCTCTTCACCTCGGTCGCCTGCGCCATCGTCATCACATGGCTGCTCTCGCTCAAGCCCCAGTTCAAAGAGTTCGCAGGCGGCGTCCGCTCCGAAGAGATACGCAGCGCCATCCTGCTCGGGCTCTTCGGCTTCGTCATCTGGCCGCTGCTGCCCAACCGCTACATCGATCCCTGGAACCTGCTGCAGCCCCGCGAGGCGTGGATCACCGTGATCGTAGTGGCCTGCATCGGCTTCGTTAACTACGTCCTGCTTCGCCTCTACGGCAAGAAAGGCATCACGCTGACCGCGATCCTCGGCGGCCTGGTCAACTCCACCGCGACCACCAGCGAGCTGTCTTCCTCGCTCCCCAAGGCCGGACTGGTCAAACAAACTCTCCCCGCAGTCCTGTTCACGTCGGTCGCGATGTTCGCCCGCAACCTCATCCTGCTCGGGCTCTTCGCCAGGAGCGCGGTTAAATTTGCCGCCTTCCCGCTCTTCCTGATGGCCCTCATCGCAGGCTACTTCGCATTGCGCGAGCGCGGAGCCGATGCCGACGTCGAAGAGGTCGAGCTGCATCTGTCCTCGCCCGTATCGCTAAGAAAAGTGCTCAGCTTCGGTGCTCTCTTCCTCATCATTCAGGTGCTCGGCACTGCTGCCGTTCGCTGGCTGGGCAATGGAGGTTTCCTTCTCGTCAGCTTCGTCGGCGGCATCGTCTCCAGCGCCAGCGCCACCGCCGCCGCAGCCAATATGGTGCAGCACGGAAGCGTCACCGCCATGGGCGCGGCCATGGCCACCGTGCTGACCTCGATCTCCAGCCAGGCCACCAACCTGCCCATCGTCCGGCGCCACGTCAAAGACAAGGAGATCGTCCGCAAGATCTTCATCGCCACAGCGCTGCAAACCGCCGTAGGCGTTGCGGCTATGGTTGGTCAGGCACTTTTTCTGCACCACAGGGGCTTCTCCTTGTAA